A window of the Eubalaena glacialis isolate mEubGla1 chromosome 9, mEubGla1.1.hap2.+ XY, whole genome shotgun sequence genome harbors these coding sequences:
- the RBM18 gene encoding probable RNA-binding protein 18 — translation MEAETKTLPLENASILSEGSLQEGHRLWIGNLDPKITEYHLLKLLQRFGTVKQFDFLFHKSGALEGQPRGYCFVNFETKQEAEQAIQCLNGKLALSKKLVVRWAHAQVKRYDHNKNDKVLPISLEPSSSTEPAQSNLSVTAKIKAIEAKLKMMAENPDAEYPAAPVYSYFKPPDKKRTTPYSRTAWKSRR, via the exons ATGGAAGCAGAAACCAAAACTCTTCCCCTGGAGAATGCATCCATCCTTTCGGAGGGTTCCCTACAGGAAGGGCACCGGTTATGGATTGGCAACCTGGACCCCAAAATCACAGA ATATCACCTTCTCAAGCTCCTGCAGAGGTTTGGCACGGTGAAGCAGTTCGACTTCCTCTTCCACAAGTCAGGTGCTTTGGAGGGACAGCCTCGAGGGTACTGTTTCGTTAACTTTGAAACTAAGCAG GAAGCAGAACAAGCCATCCAGTGTCTCAATGGCAAGCTGGCTCTGTCCAAGAAGCTGGTGGTGCGATGGGCACACGCGCAAGTGAAG AGATACGATCATAACAAGAATGATAAGGTCCTTCCAATTAGTCTTGAGCCATCCTCAAGCACTGAGCCCGCTCAGTCTAACCTAAG TGTCACTGCAAAGATAAAAGCCATTGAAGCAAAGCTGAAAATGATGGCAGAAAACCCTGATGCAGAGTATCCAGCAGCACCTGTTTATTCCTACTTCAAGCCACCAGATAAAAAAAGGACTACTCCTTATTCTAGAACAGCTTGGAAATCTCGAAGATGA